A region from the Benincasa hispida cultivar B227 chromosome 10, ASM972705v1, whole genome shotgun sequence genome encodes:
- the LOC120088984 gene encoding transcription factor bHLH162-like: MAENRELNSQNNKVERKVMEKNRRNKMKSLYTNLNSLLPISHSNELPLTVLDQIDKAIKYIKSLEINLKKDEEKKERLLRKSKLSSSSSSYTALSMSPNRNVPELKIKEMGSAVEVVLTTGLEDRSIFYEIIRIFDEERVEIINISYSILENTIIYSLHTEIEDVVYEFGGTKLIERLKKLVHEPNNDPEIQAVAVSSSHGGTNFPADVPTMSSDYNFWSH; this comes from the exons atgGCGGAAAATCGTGAGTTGAACTCACAAAATAACAAAGTTGAAAGAAAGGTGATGGAGAAAAATCGCAGAAACAAAATGAAATCACTTTACACCAACTTGAATTCCCTCCTCCCAATCTCTCACtcaaat GAACTACCACTAACCGTGTTGGACCAGATAGACAAAGCAATAAAGTACATTAAATCATTGGAGATAAACTTGAAGAAGGATGAGGAGAAGAAGGAGAGACTTTTGAGAAAGTCGAAATtgtcgtcgtcgtcgtcgtcaTACACAGCATTGTCGATGAGCCCGAATAGGAATGTACCTGAACTGAAAATCAAAGAAATGGGTTCTGCTGTGGAGGTGGTTTTAACGACTGGGTTGGAGGATCGGTCtatattttatgagattattcGTATCTTTGATGAGGAGAGAGTCGAGATCATCAATATTAGTTATTCCATTCTAGAAAATACCATCATATATTCACTCCACACTGAG ATTGAAGACGTGGTGTATGAATTTGGAGGAACAAAACTGATAGAGAGACTAAAAAAATTGGTTCACGAACCCAACAATGATCCAGAAATACAGGCGGTGGCAGTTTCCAGCAGTCACGGCGGAACCAATTTTCCGGCGGACGTTCCGACGATGAGTTCCGATTACAATTTTTGGAGCCACTag